One Acaryochloris thomasi RCC1774 genomic window, TAGGAGACAGCTGTGATGGAGATTGGCGGCGCAGAATGTTTAGGGGCTAAGGTTATTGCCGTGAGTCGGAATCAAGCCCATACGTTCCATAAGTCTAATCAGAAGAGTGTTCAACTGCTCGCGGGCCTTGGAGTTCAAGGAGATGCCCATATGGGGCAAACTGTAAAACATCGATCACGAGTGGCGTCTGACCCTAGTCAACCCAATCTGCGTCAAGTTCATCTCATTCATACTGAACTACACGCTGAACTGCGGGCTTCTGGTTTCAATATTGCCCCAGGCCAAATGGGAGAAAATATTACGACGCAAGGTATCAAGCTTCTTGATTTACCGAGGGGGACACGGCTCCATATTGGAGAGACAGCCGTCATTGAAGTAACGGGTTTACGCAACCCCTGTTCGCAACTGGATCAGTTCCAGCCGGGTTTAATGGCTGCTGTTTTAGACCACGATGCTCAGGGCAAGCTGATTCGCAAGGCTGGCATTATGGCGATCGTGTTGGTGGATGGTACAGTCAGCCCCCAGGATCCGATTTGTACTGAGCTGCCTCCACAGCCTTATCAAGCGCTTGAGAGAGTTTGAGAGGGTAGCTAGCGTAATCTGTATTGAAGGCCAAGATTTGAGGAAGAGAGATGAAGCTGCATAACAGGCACAAACGCAAAAAAAGACGAAAACTTTGGCGAAAATTCGTTCCTGTCTTGAGCTTACTGCTGTTGTTTGCGATCGCACTCCCTATCTACGGCTTTAAGATCGAACCCTATTGGCTACAGGTCAAAACCGTACCGCTTACCCTGCCCCATCTTGCCTCAGAGTTTGATGGCTACCGAATAGTTCAGCTCAGCGACCTGCATATCGTTGATGAGATGCCCCAGCGCTATTTAGAACGTGTGATTCGAGTGACGAACCGCCAACAGCCTGACCTAATTGCGATCACAGGAGATATCGTCACGGACGAGCCGCAGCGCTACGCCTCCAGAATAGAAGCAGCTTTGCAGAAGCTAGAAGCGCCCACCGTTTCCGTCATGGGCAATCACGATCACTGGTCAGACCCCACGGCCGTACGTCAGATTCTAAAAAACAGCCGGGTGATTGATATCAGCAATGGTGTATACGATGTATATCGAAAATCAGCCCAGCTCCATATTGCGGGTGTTGATGATGTGTGGGCAGGGGCTGCCGATCTCGATCTCGTAATGGCGCAGTTGCCTGACGAAGGTGCAGCTATTCTGTTAGCCCACGAGCCAGATTTTGCCGATACGGCGGTTAAAACCCATCGGTTTGATCTAGAGCTGTCAGGCCATGCCCACGGAGGACAGGTGACGATTCCCTTTGTCGGTCCCCCAGTTCTGCCTCCCTACGGTAAGCGCTACCCAGTGGGACAGTATCAGATTGAAGATTTAATTCAGTACACCAATCGAGGGATTGGAATGGTTTCCCCTCGTGCTCGTTTCGGCAGTCGGCCCGAAATTACGGTGTTTCAGCTCTCTTCTGCACAAGCTGCAGAGTAAAGATCTTCAATTGCCGTCGTCATCCCGCTTTGATATCGTAGCCTCAGCGCTGAATGAGAGTGCACCCTTTATTTCAACTGCTTTAGCCAAATCCTTAAATTCTCAATCTGCTCGAAATCAAGCAGCGCTTCACCTAACAGCTCAGTTTGCTCGAAAGAGAGAGAGGAGATCGCAGCTTCCTCAGCTGCAGACAGTGCTCCTACTTTGCGGATCAGTTGACGGATCACCAGCGATCGTTCACGCTCAAGTCCCTGCTCAAGTCCCTGCTCAAGTCCCTGTTGCTGTGTGGTTTGCTCCCACTCCAGGAATGCTTGTGAAAGCGCCATGACGGCCTCCTGCTCTTCAATCTCTATTCCACTTAATTCTATCGTAAGCTTCCAACTGCTCAGGATTCTCAGCATCAGAGATCGTTCGGGCTGATCTGCTGAGAGAGCAAATACGTCGGCTACAGCTTCCGCCTGAACTGTTCCGCTTCCTAATACTCTCAAGATCAGCGTCTCACGGGTTCGGGGCAGTTCATTAATTGAGACGAAAGCTGTCTTCAGCCCTGGGACCGTGAAGTATATGCCGTCGCCCCAGTCAGCATTACCTCTTGCACCAAATTCCTGTAGTACAGGCTTAGAAATAGAGGTTGCCAGAATCCAGAGGAACGGTAGTGTTTCTTCTACGATTGACTGTTCCTGTCTTCCAGCCTTGCGCCTCAATTCTTCTTGGACCCACAGTAGCTTCAGCAAGCAACTACGAACCTCAAAGCGGCTAGGTGGATTGCGGTAGGGTTCTAGTAAGCACGGTGTTTGAGCAATCTTGCTGAGGACATCAGGGGTTGAGGGCGCGATAGGTTTAGTCTTGAGATGAGGAACAAACCATAAATCAACCCACTTTGCTTCACCGGGGATTTCTAAACTCCGCTGAACGGTTCCGAAGGGGGCGAGTAATTCTTCTAGCAGTTGTTTGGACAGCTGGTCATGGGGGTGCTGAGTCATCGAGGAGCCAAGAAAACTCTACTCATTTTTAAGCTATGTGCGTCCCAGGTAAAGGTTATCAGTCGTCACCATCATCAACCATTTTGAGGGGGTTGGCGCGGTCTTCAACGGGCCACTCAGGATTCTCTCCTCCGATGATCAGCTCCTGAATCTGAACGAAGTCTTGGCTGAATCTTTTTAGGGTATTGATCAGAACATCAAGTGCGATCGCATCACTGGTTCCCAGATCAATCCAAATCCGACACCAGTAGCCCTCATACTCAAACTCCCCCATGTTGTGCATCAGTGCCATCAGGGGTGTATCAGAGGTGGTCTCGCTATAGGGCATATAGCTGAGATCAACCCCCGCGTCCTGCACCTGGAGATTCTCCGCGTCAAAGCCTCCTAGCTTCCCAAGAAAAAACCAGGAATTAAACACCTCTTCTAGATATTGCTTTTCCTGCTCTGACGGAGCCGTCTCAAACTCTACCCAAATCCATAGATCAAAGGCGTTGAATTCCCGGAAAGATACGTTCATAGAGCAGCTACAGTTTGCTACGTTCCTTAGTAATTTGCTTCACCAAACCCGCAGGCAACCGATCCTTTTGGGCCAGAGCGCCGTCAAAAAACTGGCGACTGGCTGCTAGCTTACCCTGCTTTCGCAGGATTTGCGCCTTAAGATAAAACAGCTCTGGGTTCGTGGGAGCCTGTTCAAGCGCCCGATTGACGGCCTCCAATGCCTGCTCTTGGGAACCGTGATCGCGATAGGCCAAGGCAACCCCCCGCAAAGACAGATAGCCGGGGGCCGCATAATTTTGGAGTTTGTTAATCGCCTGCTTCGGACTCACGAGCGCCACTTCATTAGCGAGCAACAGTTCAATATATCCCGTGATCAAATTGAGTTCTGGATCTTCCGGATTGATATCCGTGGCCTTCTCTAAATGACTAAATACTTTCTGGACATTATCCAGTGCTGCTGGCAGCCCCCCCGGCAAACCGTCACCTGCATCTGAAACCACGTAGGCCGCCTCTAGAAAGTAACCCACCGCCTGATAGAGGTTGCCCCGCAGCGGATCGGTGCCGCTGGTGTTGAGTTCAGTGGCTACCTGTCGCGTGCGCGTGCCATAGGTTTTGAACGTACTCCAATCTTCGTCGAGGTAGGCAAAGGTGGCCAACATCGCATAGGTGAGCGGATCGGGCTGAGTGGTGGTGTTGCGGGCCTGCTGTAGCATCAGCCGCGCTTTCGGATAGTCTCCAGTTTTAAAGAGCATTTCAAAAGCTTCTGCGGTGCCTGTGTCTAAAGTCCTGGCCGCTTGCCCAGAGCGAAAGGGATCGGCGGCGAAGGCCGACTCCACAAGACCGATAGCTGGTGCAGCCAGCAGGAGAGTTGCGCTTAAACTATGCGCCAGCCATCGGGTGTATCGCCGGGTGTTCATATCTTTACTCCTAATCATCAAACACAGTAAAACAGGTCAGCCAGACTTGGACTACGCTAGAGGCATGCTCTACTTGAAAGACTTGGCCTATCATCCGACAGCCGCCGCGAGTCCGATCTTGCAACAGGTTCATTTAAAGCTTGCCCCCCAGGAGTTAGGACTGGTCATTGGTCCCAGTGGTTCCGGCAAAAGTACGCTGCTCGAAATTTTGGCGGGGTTGGCTTCCCCTACATCGGGGCAGGTCTATTGGCGCGATCAAGAGCTAAAAGCCAATCAGCTTCAACAGCTTGCAGGGCTTGTGTTTCAGTTTCCAGAGCGACACTTCTGTGGCGGCACGATTCTCGAAGAACTGCGCCTCGGCCACCCTGAACTCGGGTCAGAACAGGTCCACAATGCGCTTCAAGAGGTAGGGTTATCCGATCTGTCGCTGTACAATTCACCTCAGGCACTCAGCGGCGGTCAACAGCGACGGCTGGCGCTAGCGGTGCAGCTCATTCGGCAGCCTTCTATTTTGTTAATGGATGAGCCAACGGCGGGTTTAGACTGGTCGATGCGGCGTCAGTTGGTGAATTTGCTAGCTAAGCTCAAGCAACACTGGAGTTTGCTGATTGTCACCCACGACCCGGAAGAGCTGATCGCCCTCGCAGACCGCAGTTGGACCCTTGATCATGGAAATCTCGTCACGATGTCCCAAGCTGCCTCAGCAGGACTGGCTTAAAATACTGGACTGGCAACCGAGTCCGCAGCAGCTAGAGCAGTTTCAAAACCTTTACGCTCAGATTCTGCAGGGGAACCAGCAGCTCAATCTAACGCGGATCACAGAGGCTCCAGATTTTTGGGAAAAGCATCTGTGGGATTCTTTGGCGGGGGTGCGGCCCTGGCTTGTTGAAGAATCGAGTCTTCCTGTCGTTTTGCCTGATGATTGCCGGGTGATTGATATCGGTTCGGGGGGCGGGTTCCCTGGGTTGCCGGTTGCGATTGCTTGCTCGGCATGGCAGGTGTCTCTGCTGGATGCGACGCGCAAAAAGATGGCGTTTCTAGAGACGGTGGCGCAGGCGTTGGGGTTGGCGAACGTGAAGGTGATTTGCGATCGCGCTGAGTCTCTCGGTCAAGACCCGGCCCATCGTCAGCAGTACGATCTGGCTTTGATTCGAGCGGTGGGTCCAGCTTCGGTGTGTGCCGAGTATGCGCTGCCGTTGTTGAAGCTGCGGGGCATTGCGGTTCTCTATCGCGGTCAGTGGTCTGAGGATGAGGCGGGGGCGTTACGGGCGGCACTGGAGCAGTTGGGCGGTGAGATTGTTGAGACCAGACGCTTTAAGCTTCCGGTAAGCGGCGGCGAGAGGCACTATCTCTATCTACAGAAGCAGCAGGAGACATCACAGAAGTTCCCGAGGCGGGTAGGTCTGCCTGTGAAAAGACCCCTGTAGAGATCGTCTAGAACTCTGTATATTTGATGCCTACAGACGTTCTTGCAGCCATGTCTCTAGCGCACTCAAATCGGTGATGTCTAGCAGTGCGATGCTGAGGTCTTCGGTTTGCTGTAGTGAGAGTGACTTGATTCTCTGATGCACTACAGAGGGTAACTTACCAAAGCGATGTGCGAGCTGACGCAGAACAAGCGATTGTCCTTCTTCTTGACGGCCTTTTTCGCGGCCTACACCTTCAATATCTTGGTAGATTACCGACTGCTTCATGGTCTCTTGCCTCAGAACCCGATAAATAAAGTTGCTCTCTAATGATAGCCCTGCCAGTATTGCCGCAGAGGCCAAGACATTATTTTGCGTCTGTGGGTCGTTGATTGCGCCGGCTCGCAAGGCCACCTGCTTCAGGGCTTGAGTTTTGTCTGGGTTTTTGGTCAAAACCGCTAGCGGCAAAAGACCTGGTGATGCTAGAAAAATCTCAGTGGGTTGCTCCTAGAGGCGAATCACTTCAAATTCGTGACGGGTGCCTGGGATTTCGAAAATCGTTTGCTGAACAAGTTCAGATGTTGAGTGCATTAGGTAAATGACAACCTGCTTCATCTGTTTATCGGGGAAGCGACGAAAGGCTCGGGTTCGATAATCGAGCATTCTAAAGGGCATAGATGGATCTGGCTCTGTCTGAAACTCGATGTGAAGAACGATCTCATCGGATTCGAGCAAAATCAGGGCATCGGCGCGGATGGGTTCAACGGCTAGTTCGGTGGGGCTGAGGGTTGTGAGGGTAATGGGTTGGCCCAGTAGCCAAGCGGCGAAGTCGCTGGAAAATGACTCAGCGAGAAACTTGCAGGTATTGTCATACATGGAGACATCCTCGCAGACTGTCCTCGTGAGATATTTCCAGCTCTTGACCTACAACAAACCTTCCATTTCTAACTCTTCGATGACCTGTAGCCCTCGCGTGTCGCCTAGCTTCAGCAGGGAATTTTTGGCATCTTCCTGTACCCCTAATTCTCCATCTTGCAGAGCCTTGATCAGTGCATCAACGGCCTGTGTATAGAATTCTCTCTTCTCAATCGCCTGACAGAGCTGTCCCAGAGACCAAGCGCTGTTGCTGCGTACAGCAGGCATTGAATCATGGGCCAATGACTCAACCAAGGGCGCTATCGCTGCCCGTGCAGATTCCTCGTCAACCTCAGCCATCTGTCCTAAAGAGCTCGCGGCCCACAGACGCACAGCAGAGATCTCAGTTTTTAGAGCCTCGATTAAGGGGGAAAGAGACTTGCGATCGCGACAGTTCCCTAGTGCCCACACAACACCCTTACGCACATAGCCGTTCCAATCTAGCTCTAGCTGTTGAATCAAAGGCTCAACAGCAGTGACGCTGGGATTATGGCCGAGGGCATAGGCCGCACTTACCCGCACCAGCGGACAGCTATCGGTCAACAGCTCAATCAGATGCGGGACCGCTCGCGGCTCCTGAATCTCGCAAAATGCCCGGGTGGCCAGCATCCGCTGTGGCGCTTCTGGGGCACGCATTAGCTGCAGCATATCCTCGACATCTGGCTGGGCTGCGACAACACTGGGGTCATCAACAGCCGCCATCTGATCAAGGGGACTTTCTGGGGTGTCGTCTACATCTAGCAGACTGAGGTCGTCTTCATCGTACATATTTGTAACTTTACAGCAACCAGGTCCCTTGCTGACTGGGTTCCAACCCCGTAGCGAATGCGATCTTACCGGCAGGCTGTTCTTTCATGCATCGGTTAGGGAATCATAGGTCTATCCGCTTGAACCTTTTTGCAACGCCTCAGTCTTTTCACTCTCTGCTACTGCTATGCCTACCTCACGGCCTGAACCCACCGAACATCATATGCTGATCATCCAGGATGGCAATGGCCGTCGGGTGGTTCAACTCGAAGATGTTGCCTATTCAGTGGGACGCGATACGTCAAATGCCATTGTTTTAGATGGCGAATCCATTTCACGTCAGCATGCTTTACTGGTCAGATTGCCCGTGCCTCAGAAGGGCTATCGCTATCGCATCCTGGATGGGAACTCTGAGGGTAAGCCCAGTGCCAATGGTGTATATATCAATGGCGATCGACGGTCTATGCATGAACTCAGCAAGAGCGATATTATTCGCTTTGGAAATGAGATCAAAGCAACCTATATGACCGTAGCGATGGAGCAGGTGGAGTTTCTACACTATCTAGAGTCACTGTCCTATCAAAGCCTTAAGTCCGATGTGGTTGATTCTAAGGCTACGATGGTCAGCCCCGAATTTATGGGAGGTAGCCCACCCGTGACGACCCTGGAGGCTCAGCCCCGGTCTGCATACCCTAGTCAAAACCCTCAGGAACCTAAGTTTACGAAGGCCACAGTGCGCATGCCGCGCCCCAAAAGCCTGCAGCCTCGAGTCTTTTCGTTGCGCCTGTGGATGGTGGGAATAGGTGCGATCGCAACCCTCTCTGCGGGTTCAATTTGGTTCTTCACCCAAGGCCGCACTGGCACACCGACACCGGCGGGAGCCGTCACAGCCCCATCCTCACCCGAACTTTAGAGAGGCACCGCAAGAATTCGCCCAACAACCCAAGATTCAAAAGTCGAACGGCTCTAATCGTTTAGACTATTAAATCGGTAACTCAGTTGGACGAGCAACAATGCGGCTTTCTCAATCGCTCTTTGTCACGCTACGGGAAGACCCCGCAGAAGCAGAAATTCCCAGCCATAAGCTGCTCCTGCGAGCCGGGTATATTCGTCGGATTGGCAGCGGCATCTATGCCTATCTCCCTTTGATGTGGCGAGTGTTGCAAAAGGTCTCTCGCATCGTCCGCGAAGAAATGGACGCCACCGGAGCGCAGGAATGTCTGCTGCCTCAAATTCAGCCCGCCGAGCTGTGGCAAGAGTCGGGACGCTGGGACACCTACACCGAAGCTGAAGGGATCATGTTCTCGCTCCAGGACCGTCAGGGGCGAGAGGTGGGTCTAGGGCCAACCCACGAAGAAGTGATCACGGCGGTGGCCCGCGACATGATTCGTTCTTACCGGCAGCTACCCCTACACCTTTATCAGCTTCAGACCAAGTTCCGGGACGAGATTCGGCCTCGCTTTGGTCTCATGCGGGGGCGAGAATTCATCATGAAAGATGGCTATTCCTTCCATGTCGATGCCGACAGCCTGAAGGAAACCTATCAAGCAATGGATGGGGCCTACCGCAATATGCTGCAGCGCTGCGGTCTCCGGTTTCGAGCAGTGGAAGCTGACTCCGGCGCGATTGGCGGCTCTGGCTCTCAAGAGTTCATGGTGCTTGCTGAAGCCGGGGAAGACGAAATTTTATACACCGATGACGGCAGCTATGCAGCCAATGTCGAAAAAGCGGTCTCACAGCCTCCAGAGGCTCAGCCATCCGGCTTCAAGACCTACGAAAAACGAGAAACGCCGAAGACCGACACGATTGAAAAGCTTCGCCAGCATCTCGACTGTTCCGCCACTCAGATTGTTAAGAACGTCCTCTACCAAGTGACCTACGACAGCGGCACGACGGTCCTGGTCCTTGTGAGTCTGCGCGGTGACCAAGATGTTAATGAAGTGAAGCTGCAAAATGAGCTGACGCAGCAGGCTGAGAACTACGAAAGCAAGACCGTTCTCTCGCTTGAAGTTCCCGATGCAGCAGCGCAGGCTAAGTGGGCATCCAAGACGCTGCCGCTGGGATATCTGGGACCAGACCTAGCCGACGACTGCATTCAGTCAGCGAAGACGATTGCGCCGAAGTTCCTACGGCTGGTTGATCCAACAGCAGTGGATCTCAAAGACTTCGTGACTGGAGCTAATGAGAGTGGTTTCCACGTCGTTGGGGCTAACTGGGGTGAGCAGTTGACGCTTCCGAAGAATGTTGTGGATCTGCGTAAAGCGACTGCGGGGGACCAATCCCTTCACGACTCGAAGCAGATACTACAGACGGCCCGAGGGATTGAAATCGGACATATTTTTCAACTCGGTACCAAGTACTCACAGGCAATGGGAGCTACCTATACCAACGAACAAGGGGAAGAAATGCCGCTGGTGATGGGCTGCTACGGCGTCGGAGTCTCGCGCCTTGCCCAGTCAGCGGTAGAGCAGTCCTACGATAAAGATGGGATTATTTGGCCAGTTGCGATCGCACCCTATCACGCGATTGTCGTCATCCCTAACCTCAACGACGAAGCACAGGTTGAAGCCGCAGAAAAACTCTATCAGCAGCTAAATCAGGCCGGCATTGAAACGATCCTAGACGATCGCAAAGAGCGGGCTGGCGTCAAATTCAAAGACGCTGACCTGATCGGCATTCCCTATCGAATTGTGACGGGCCGCGCCCTCAAACAAGGCAAAGTAGAAGTCGTACAGCGGGCTACCCACGACTCTCAGGAACTCGATCTTGACCAGGTCGTACCCACCCTCCAGCAGTGGCTTGAAGCTAGCACCTGAAGCCAGTTCCCGTTTGCTAAGCTAGAGACGAATTCGGAACATCCTCCGTGGCGGCATCGTCACAGAATTGTGCTGAAATAGGACTGCTACGGTATCGCAAGGGAATTCGGGAAGCAATGGCAAAACGACAGCGTTCACATGATCTGCAAAAGCTCATGGCGGCGATGCTCACCGTGGGCCTGCTTGCCTGTACTCCACAGGTTTCAGATAACCCAGCCCCTGATGCGCCAGCCTCAAATCCCACATCTCCGGCTCCCGGTACTGATTTACCCGTAACTCCAACTCCTGCGCCACCTGTAACACCGGAAGAAGATCCTGCCGAGACCGCGCAGCTTTCGGTCTATTGGCTCCAATCCGCCGACGAGAGGCTGGCTCTCACCCCCTCAAAAATCACGCCGAAACAGCCGACAGATGCCCCAGAGGAACAGTTGCAAGCGGCTTTAGAGCGACTGCTTCAGGGACCTGCCAATGCTGATGTTGCCAGCGGCATCCCCGAAGGGACCAAGCTCAATACCCTAACCGTCAAAGATGATGGGGTTCACATCGATATCAGCAAAGAATTTACGGTGGGTGGCGGCAGTGCAGCCATGCAGGGACGTCTCGGTCAACTCATCTATACCGTCAGCAGCCTCAACCCCAAAGAATCCGTATGGATCTCAGTGGATGGTGAACCGCTCACTGTTTTGGGTGGGGAAGGTTTAGTCGTCTCACAGCCGATGACGCGCAAAGAGTTTCAAACAGAATTTTCACTCTAGACCCTCCCTAGATCGCAGCTGATACTCACCCGTCAAAAAATTGCGTGTCTTACTTCGAGGTCAAACAGGCATTGATTGGCGCGGCCACGCTGGGTGGAATTGGTGATTCTTCAGCGGGTAGATCTAAGTCTTCATAAACAGGCGTTAGAGACTGATTTGTCAGAAGTTCCTGCACCGCACAATCGCAGTACTTTTGAGAGGATTCCTTGAGGCAATTCTCCATCAAATCTCTGGCGAACTCAGTTTCTGCCTGCGCCTTTTCGGACGTTGGCAAAGTTTGTGAGGGCACTGCCCCAGAAGACTGTTGCTGAGCGGGATAGATCGGATTCGTCTGATGCCAATCTTTCCCATTCTGTGCCAGAGAACTAGTGGGAAAGAGGGAATTGCAAAGAGCTGCGCCAATGACAATGAGTCGCATCGGTTAGGTTGATCCTAGCCATATTGACTTAGAGTGCCCTTTCAACATGAGTAATTTTGTGGCATAGATAAACAGTTTTGACGCAGGGATCTCGATGCGCTCCCTGTCGTCATTGTTTAGCATCGAACTCACGTTATTTATTGGTCATGCCTTGTTCTGATTAAGGATTGGCGATGATTCTTGACTGGTCTCTTACCATCGCAAACCTGTCAACGGAAAGTAACCCGATAAGCACTGACGCGCCATATTTGAGCAAGGTGCGCATTACCCCAGACATAGCAAAAGGGCCCAGCGACGACGCTAGACCCTAATAATGACAAATAATTTTCGAAGTAATTTTACTCAGAACTGAAAGCAGATAGAGTTAGCAAAAACTAAAACTAGAGTGAACAAATATCGATCAAACTAACGATGGCTCGACACTTATTTACCTTTGTCGAACAGAGTTTTGGAATTGCAAGCCCCTCCTTGGACTCAATTCCACCTAAAGCAATCACAGAGACACTTTAGAAAGATCGAAATGACAGAGCTAGGAGGTACAAACCCTGTCTTTTTTTGGGTTGATTTCATGCGTTTTGTACCTGCTATTAACCTAGCATTAAGGTTCAAAACAGAAAATTGCTTTCACCAAAGTTTATGCTTGTTTAAGGTAGGTAACAATCAGCAAACCTCTGTAAACATCATTGCTGTACAAGGTCTCGCAACGTCTCCTGAATTGATCGAGGATTCCAATCTAGCTGTTTCCGAGCCTTATCTGCGCTGACCCGGACACAGCGATCGTAGAGATAGTGAACGCGCTCTCGACTTAAAGGTGGCTGCCAGCCCAGGAGCCGTCCAATGGGGTCTAGAATGCCCCCTGCTACGCGAACAATCGGCTCAGGAATTTCAGTCGGAACAGCAATACCCGTCTCGTTGCTGAAGACTTGAAACATTTCTTGGGTAGTTAATTCTCCGGTGGAGATGATGTAATGTTCCCCCGGTTGGCTGCGTTCGACGGCCAAAAGCATCGCGTCCACTAGGTCGTCTACATGCACAATGCCGGTGACGCGGTCGGCTCCCGCCCACACCTTGAGGCCGCCCTTCAAGAAAAGCTGAACAACTTTACCGAAATGAGGGTCGCCGGGGCCAAAAATACCGGAGGGCATGACGCTAACGACATGAAAGCCCGATTGGGCCGCAGCATCAACGGCTTGCTGTGCCAAATACTTGGTGCGATCGTAAGCAGAAGAGAATCCAGCTTGCTGACGGGCAAAGGTTTCGTCAATGAGTTTGCCTTGGGTATCGCCATAGACGCCAATGGTGCTGCAGTAGACCATTCTGGAGACGCCTGCTGCTTGGGCTGCGGACAGAACAGCTTTAGTCCCTCCAACATTGACGCGCTCCATCAGGGCGGCATCTACGAGACCTAACTCGACATAGGCAGCGGTGTGGAAGACGGTGTTGACACCCTGCATCGCACTTTCTAGGGATGCTTGATCCGTGATCTCGCCGTAGGCAAATTCGACATCCAGTTCTTTTAGACGAGATAAGTCGCTGGTTTGACGGACGTAGGCGATGACCTGATCGCCTCGCTGCAGCAGGTATTGACAGAGATGAGAACCCGTGAAGCCATTCGCTCCGGTGACGAGTGCTTTCATAGCGCTTTTTCGTAGATGCGATAGGTCTTGTAAATCTTACCGCCCGAGGCTTCAGTTATTTTGCGAGAGGGCATGTTGTCTTCATAGATCCAGGATAGCTCTGCGCGCTCATAGCGTTTCGATGGCCCCGTCCCATTTTGATGAACCAGATAGACTAGGGCCGGAGCGACCATTTTGCGCTGATGTTCTGGGAGGGCACAAAGCGCGATCATCCGAGCCTCGTTGATTGTGCGGCGGTACCAAAGAAACTTTAAGATCCCGAGCCAGTTGAGTTTGCCGTTGAGGTGCTTGAAGACTTGGTTGTAGTTGGGTAATCCCATGAAAAAACCCACCATTTCGCCTTCATACTCGGCAATGGGAAAGATGTCTGGATCTACAATCATCTTCAAGTCCTGTGCTTCTTCTAGAAACTCGTCTTCAGTGCGGGGGGTCGAACTCCAGTTGTTGCTGAAGGCTTGGGTGAACAGACGATAGAGATCACGACAGTCTTGTTCAAAGGCTTCGCCCTTGGTGGCAACGGGGCGAAAGGTGATGCCAGATTTGAGGGCAATTTGATAGGCTTTCTCAAATTTTTGCAATAGGGATGGAGACAGCTCGAAGCTGTAGGCATAGGCATCTTTGGCCTTGTGAAAGCCTGCTTTTTCAATGCATTGCGAATAGTACGGAGGGTTGTAGGGCATCATCATGTACGGCGGGGAGTCGAACCCGTCCACTAGCCATAGGCAGTTGTTATGGGTGGAGAGATCGATGGGACCACGAATAGTGCTCATACCTTGCTCTTTCAGCCATTGGCTAGCAGCTTCAAAGA contains:
- a CDS encoding FHA domain-containing protein; the encoded protein is MPTSRPEPTEHHMLIIQDGNGRRVVQLEDVAYSVGRDTSNAIVLDGESISRQHALLVRLPVPQKGYRYRILDGNSEGKPSANGVYINGDRRSMHELSKSDIIRFGNEIKATYMTVAMEQVEFLHYLESLSYQSLKSDVVDSKATMVSPEFMGGSPPVTTLEAQPRSAYPSQNPQEPKFTKATVRMPRPKSLQPRVFSLRLWMVGIGAIATLSAGSIWFFTQGRTGTPTPAGAVTAPSSPEL
- a CDS encoding proline--tRNA ligase, producing the protein MRLSQSLFVTLREDPAEAEIPSHKLLLRAGYIRRIGSGIYAYLPLMWRVLQKVSRIVREEMDATGAQECLLPQIQPAELWQESGRWDTYTEAEGIMFSLQDRQGREVGLGPTHEEVITAVARDMIRSYRQLPLHLYQLQTKFRDEIRPRFGLMRGREFIMKDGYSFHVDADSLKETYQAMDGAYRNMLQRCGLRFRAVEADSGAIGGSGSQEFMVLAEAGEDEILYTDDGSYAANVEKAVSQPPEAQPSGFKTYEKRETPKTDTIEKLRQHLDCSATQIVKNVLYQVTYDSGTTVLVLVSLRGDQDVNEVKLQNELTQQAENYESKTVLSLEVPDAAAQAKWASKTLPLGYLGPDLADDCIQSAKTIAPKFLRLVDPTAVDLKDFVTGANESGFHVVGANWGEQLTLPKNVVDLRKATAGDQSLHDSKQILQTARGIEIGHIFQLGTKYSQAMGATYTNEQGEEMPLVMGCYGVGVSRLAQSAVEQSYDKDGIIWPVAIAPYHAIVVIPNLNDEAQVEAAEKLYQQLNQAGIETILDDRKERAGVKFKDADLIGIPYRIVTGRALKQGKVEVVQRATHDSQELDLDQVVPTLQQWLEAST
- a CDS encoding GerMN domain-containing protein, with protein sequence MAASSQNCAEIGLLRYRKGIREAMAKRQRSHDLQKLMAAMLTVGLLACTPQVSDNPAPDAPASNPTSPAPGTDLPVTPTPAPPVTPEEDPAETAQLSVYWLQSADERLALTPSKITPKQPTDAPEEQLQAALERLLQGPANADVASGIPEGTKLNTLTVKDDGVHIDISKEFTVGGGSAAMQGRLGQLIYTVSSLNPKESVWISVDGEPLTVLGGEGLVVSQPMTRKEFQTEFSL
- a CDS encoding NAD-dependent epimerase/dehydratase family protein, translated to MKALVTGANGFTGSHLCQYLLQRGDQVIAYVRQTSDLSRLKELDVEFAYGEITDQASLESAMQGVNTVFHTAAYVELGLVDAALMERVNVGGTKAVLSAAQAAGVSRMVYCSTIGVYGDTQGKLIDETFARQQAGFSSAYDRTKYLAQQAVDAAAQSGFHVVSVMPSGIFGPGDPHFGKVVQLFLKGGLKVWAGADRVTGIVHVDDLVDAMLLAVERSQPGEHYIISTGELTTQEMFQVFSNETGIAVPTEIPEPIVRVAGGILDPIGRLLGWQPPLSRERVHYLYDRCVRVSADKARKQLDWNPRSIQETLRDLVQQ
- a CDS encoding GNAT family N-acetyltransferase — encoded protein: MKPISTAAEFEQFLDVPARVYADDPNWVPPIRADVAKQFQPSNPFFEYGRLQQFVAYQDQQPVGRIVAAVNDRLIEREGKNIGLFGFFECVENLATEDPAVAPHLFEAASQWLKEQGMSTIRGPIDLSTHNNCLWLVDGFDSPPYMMMPYNPPYYSQCIEKAGFHKAKDAYAYSFELSPSLLQKFEKAYQIALKSGITFRPVATKGEAFEQDCRDLYRLFTQAFSNNWSSTPRTEDEFLEEAQDLKMIVDPDIFPIAEYEGEMVGFFMGLPNYNQVFKHLNGKLNWLGILKFLWYRRTINEARMIALCALPEHQRKMVAPALVYLVHQNGTGPSKRYERAELSWIYEDNMPSRKITEASGGKIYKTYRIYEKAL